GGTACACATGTACATGTAGTTTCAGCAACGAAATGAAGGCCTTTGCTTGCCTTTGGTATGCAATTACAAACATTGATATATTTTAGCAAGGAAGAATCTTTGGCCTCCGTGGTGTACAACTACAAGCATGGCTTCTCGGGGTTCGCCGCCATGCTCACCACAGAGCAAGCGAAAGAACTTGCAGGTTGGTGGGCAGTCGTTGTCTAACTAACCTGTCAATTTGGTTGCATAATTGCATGTGTTGAATGTTGAATAATTATCATGTGATGTGATGGGTGTAGAGTTTCCGGAAGTAATCAGTGTCCAACCGAGTAAAAGGCACACGCCAACCACCACACGGAGCTGGGACTTTCTTGGGCTCAACCACCAGATGATGGGCAGTGATATGCTCCACGGAAGCAACTCTGGAGGAGAGGACGTGATCATCGGGGTGATTGACACCGGTTAGCATTTAAATTGATTAATCAGCACTGCACGCATGACTTCGTAACCCTGTAGTTTTTTTTTCatttatgaaaaatatttcaCGTCATGGCATCATATCAAATAATTAGGGATCTGGCCGGAGTCGAGAAGCTTCAACGACGCAGGCTACGGGCCGGTGCCATCAAGGTGGAAAGGGAAGTGCCAGGTCGGACACGACTGGGGCAGCACAAACTGCAGCCGTAAGATCATCGGTGCACGGTTCTATAGCGCGGGAGTACCTGACCAGTTCCTCGAGACGGACTCGCTCTCGCCCCGGGACCATAACGGTCACGGCACACATTGTGCGTCCACCGCCGCCGGCTCGGCAGTGGAGGCGGCCAGCTTCCACGGCCTAGCCAAGGGGGTCGCTCGGGGAGGCGCAACGCGTGCTCGCATCGCGGTGTACAAGTCTTTCTGGGGCCTTGGCTTCGGGAACACAGCGACCGTGCTGGCAGCCATCGACGACGCGATCCATGACGGAGTGGACGTGTTGTCGATGTCCTTTGGTGTCGACGAGAACTCGTTCGGCGTCCTGCACGCGGTCCAAAAGGGGATCACCGTCGTGTATGCGGGGGGTAACGAGGGGCCAAGGCCACAGACGGTTAGGAACGGTGCGCCGTGGGCTATCACCGTTGCGGCTAGCAAGATTGATCGGTCATTTCCGACGATGATCACGctgggaagcaaacaacagataGTGGTACGTTTTTATTCACACGCAACTGAGGGCCTACTTGACGTAGGGGTCTTATTTATGCTTTCTGGTATTTAGCTCAAGAATATGAAGCGGCCGGACAAACTTTGTTTTTCCTTGCAGGGACAGTCTCTCTATTACCGAGGGAAGAATTCGTCAAAGAGCAGCAGTGGTTTCAAAGTTCTTGTGGTTCCAGTGAGGTAAGTGAATCAAAGATATTTGTTTGTTTCCGAACCTTTCTTTTGCGTGGTTAGATTTTGTAAGCATTATTATTCTTTCCCCATCGCTACCCTAATAAAAACATGCTTACGGTAGACTTTTCATACCATTTCGCGAGTTCTTCTTTTAGTACCATTTTCGTGGGTATTTCCAAATCCGACAGACTATTTGCACTCAATATTCTCTCCTGTCGCTATCCTATAAAGCAAAACACAATTTTCTTCTTACATCATTTTTGTGGCCCATTCAATATTTTTCCCTTTCAAAAAGTAGGATATCCCCCTTACCTCTGTATCAATTGATGCTCACAGCCATAGCAATTCGATCTAAACAAGACTATACTTGACATAATTTTACCTTCTGTATTTTAGTTGTGACATGGAAATTCTCAATGGCACGGACGTGAAAGGGCAGATCCTGTTCTGCACCATGCAGCCAGGGGATCAAGATGTGTTCCAGCAGTCATCACAGTACGTCCGGGATGGTGGGGGATCTGGTGTCATCTTTGCCCAGTATACCACGGACCTAAGCTTCACAGCACTAGATGTCTGCAAGGGCATAGCCTGCGTTCTCGTGGACCTCGACATCGGAAAGAAGATCGCCAGCTACATGGACGACGCAAGGTATGCACAAAAAGTTCCATTTTTGTGCAATGAGAGTCTGAGTTCAGGCAAGGTGGCATGCAAGTGCCGTTCTGATCTGAA
This window of the Triticum urartu cultivar G1812 unplaced genomic scaffold, Tu2.1 TuUngrouped_contig_4446, whole genome shotgun sequence genome carries:
- the LOC125527834 gene encoding subtilisin-like protease SBT3.8 (The sequence of the model RefSeq protein was modified relative to this genomic sequence to represent the inferred CDS: added 496 bases not found in genome assembly), with the protein product MGLLQSSSSSSRVAWVLLLLLLCFCELPFRAHGGGSRKLYIAYLGHVKHDDPNDVVASHHDLLTTLLQSKEESLASVVYNYKHGFSGFAAMLTTEQAKELAEFPEVISVQPSKRHTPTTTRSWDFLGLNHQMMGSDMLHGSNSGGEDVIIGVIDTGIWPESRSFNDAGYGPVPSRWKGKCQVGHDWGSTNCSRKIIGARFYSAGVPDQFLETDSLSPRDHNGHGTHCASTAAGSAVEAASFHGLAKGVARGGATRARIAVYKSFWGLGFGNTATVLAAIDDAIHDGVDVLSMSFGVDENSFGVLHAVQKGITVVYAGGNEGPRPQTVRNGAPWAITVAASKIDRSFPTMITLGSKQQIVGQSLYYRGKNSSKSSSGFKVLVVPVSCDMEILNGTDVKGQILFCTMQPGDQDVFQQSSQYVRDGGGSGVIFAQYTTDLSFTALDVCKGIACVLVDLDIGKKIASYMDDASSPMVKIEPARTITGKETLAPKVAMFSSRGPSPDYPAIIKPDIAAPGVNILAAKENSYAILSGTSMAAPHVAGVVALLKALHPNWSSAAIKSAIVTTAHTTDEHGMPLLAGGLPRKIADPFDYGGGNINPCGAADPGLVYDIDSQDYDKYFRCTIVKKASVHCNTTGMLPAYHLNLPSISVPNLRSPVTVSRTVTNVGDVDSMYHVEIESPVGVRMEVDPPVLVFDAKNKVRTFRVKLSPVWKLQGDYTFGSLTWGNDQKVVRIPVAARITIQDFYADVA